The genomic window AgaatgtttgagcttccgttttatcatgttttcttttttagaaAATCTTATTTCCACACTTTCTTGTCAGAAGACTTTGATTAAACCACTCaataattcatatggattcccTTATTTACGTCAAAGTTTTGGTTATgtggactttcaatggagggacataCATCTTAAAAGGGTTAttttactcaaaaatgaaaatgctgtcattaattatgACATACATGCAGTTTATCGGAGGCCAGAAAGCTGAGggatttcctcaaaaatattttaatttgtgttctgaagatgaacaaaggtcttacgggtgtggaacgacatgagggtgagtaataaatgacagaaatttcatttttgggtaaactaaccctttaagcttcattcaaaaatgtcttaatttgtgttttgcagGAAAAAAAACGAAAGTTATgagttttgaatgacatgagggtggcAAAGGGAattgaactatccatttaacaTGTTCTCAGTCATAGTCATGTATAGGACATCATGTGCTTTTCATATGTAACATGAGTCTCATGTTCACTGATAATCTGAGGTCAGCTGGTCTGAGGTCACTTTTCTTTGCTGATATACCCTTTGAAAACCCAAGTGACAAGGTTAAACTAACAGCAAAGCAAGTTTGTCCTGTAGCAATCTTCTAATTGCTTCATCTGTTTAGGGAAGATTACAACcttctgtaaatattttttcatattttccaCAGTTAAGTGTTGTCTGTGCTATTTGTAATTGAGTTTGTTTGTCTTGTCATCAGGTGGGGATCAGGGTGTTCTCAACAGCTTCTTCAGTGATTGGGCAACGGCAGACATTTCAAAACACCTTCCTTTCATCTACAACCTAAGCAGCATCGCCATCTACACCTATCTCCCAGCATTCAAGCAGTGAGTGAGATTTAACATGCTAGAATTCTCAAAGGGTTTTGGAAGTTGGTGTTCAAACCGATGGGTTACTCTGTTCTACACATGTTGACTTCATTTGTTCTagatgttttctgtgaatgttaGGTTTGCTTGGAGATGTTATGTATTTGTAATTAGCTGTGCCAAGGTCAAATGAAAGCCAAATCACACAGCAACATTGTAACAAGAGATGAAGCCAGCACCAGAAATCCTTTCTGTTCTTGGCTTTGCACTTCATCTTCCTCCAAATACATACTGCCCACCAAAAATAGTGGGGCTATTTTAGGGTCTTTACACAGAGCCTAAATGTCATTTTGAATAGTTTGTTACATGATCTTTTTTCCATTAGCAACACGTACTGTGGTTAGTCAGGCTCCCATCAGGATCTAATTTAAATGCAGTTTTTACCTGTATGCCACAAACTGACAAATACCTTGCATACTCAAGACTAACTTTGGCTTTATTAAATTTAGAAGTTCCTAGGAGGCCATTTTTAGGATCGTTAAATGAGTGTGTTGAACAAACGTGCATTATAACTGGCAGGTCCCGCTTTAGCACTTCCGGTTGGCCGGTGTTTGGGGATTTCCGAATCCTTGTCATTTTGCCGGTAACGATCTGATCATTCCTTATTCCCTTAGATACGGCCGTGATGCCAAGGTTGTTCATTTCCTTGGCAAAGTCAAACCATGGGATTACAGTTATGACACCACAAGTAAAACAATAAAGGGACAGTCCCAGGATGCTTCTGACATGCACCCCAACTACATGATACAATGGTGGGAGCTTTTCTGTTCTTCAGTATTGCCCCTCATGAAGGAGGAATATGGTGACCAGCCCTTCCTTTCCGGATGCACAGAGGTAAGCTCCACTGCTAAAAACTGGCACATTGATCATCATATAGGTGGTTTTTGGCCAGTattgtggttaaaatgtatgatttcaagtcaaattaatgtttgaggaaaaaattttttttttttttttttttttttttttttttttaaattggaaCTCCTGTATATCCATTTGGAATTTATTGGattgtataaatataattacatttttataagaTAAAGACTAACATAAAAAAGgcgcatgcatgcatgcatatgcatatatatatatataatgcatttgcTACCTTCTACTGTGCAGAAGAGAAATAATGAAGTAACCTGATTTTTAtgctaaattattaaatgctaattgtcatattttaaaatcgTCTGATTTGTTCCACTTTTTGTGTTTAAGTTGTGCCACATTACTAGGGAAGTTATTAAATCCCTTATATCTGTTATAAGGTTActaataatgtatttattttataattaaatttcTATTGTTTGTGATTTTTCCCCCCTCAGAGTGATATTCACGTTGATGTGGCTGAGATGCACATATCCCATCATCCCCCTCCACCTCCGATGTCATCTCAGGAGCGGAAACAGAAATGGGAACAGGGCCAAGCTGACTACATGGGAGTGGACTCTTTTGACAACATAGAGAAAAGGCTAGATTCCTTCCTAAAGTGAGAGGCACTTGGGAACAGATCATTAGTTTTGTACTGGGGTATGTACAGgacataaaataacataaaaaataaaaaaaaacacctatgATTTTTATACCAGTCcagggtagcgtttcccaaaagcactgTATGCccaagttgatcgtagctccattggtggcaatggaaCTACAATCgacttaagcttacgatgcttttgggaaacactgccCAGATCATCTATGCAGCTCAACTACTCAATCTCTTACACACTGTGATTGCAACAGTTATTCGAATGACGCAATGTCACTTGCCTCATTTCCAGAGAAGACGTGACACAATTCAGGCATTGTTTCTGATCTCACTTAACAAGACACTAGTtgtctttttattattcaaGATACCGTAATATAAATAGTCTTACAACCTTACAGGCTTTACCTCTTATTTGCCTTTCATGTGTTTGTGAAGATCAGAAACATTTatggaaaaaaatgagaaacatacagcaaacaaaacaatacCAAACCTTGTAAATGACTTCAGCATCCCAGATATACTGTACACCACTCCACATTCAATATTAAACATCTAATGACCGCCTTTGCAAGTGTTTACAAGACACATTGTGTGCTGCCAACTCGCTTAAATCATCATTACGAGCTCTGATAAACTTCAACTTATTGTATGAACCATGGTCACTCCGCTCTTGCCTACTGGGTAGTCACTTGCTGTAGCAGGGATAAGGCACAAGGGTTTTGCAACACTTAGTTACTACTGTTAATGCTGTAACTGTAGATAACTAGTTTGTAACTTGCCTGTAACTCTGCCACCCACCTGTAACACCTGAAATAAAGAACCAGTAACACAAGTCCCAATTTACTGTGGTTAAAACCAGTTTTCATGCAAAAAGAAAGACTGAATGCATGGTGTTTAATGTAACGAAAATGGTTTGAACAACCATACTGACAAACATTGTTTAGAACAAGTTATACAGACCTTACTGAACAATTAgcaaaaaagtgtaaaaaaaaaaaaaaaaaaagctttttttttttttttttttaatccaagtAAATAATCTGAAATGAATGAACTGAAGTAAAGTTAGCTTGGTAAAACTAAATCTCCATGAGGGTTCGGATCTCATCTATCCGTGCCTGTTTTAGGTCCTGTGAGTTTTTCGCTCCGAAAGCTTTCTCCACAAGTTCCTGCTTCTTCTTCTGAATCTTCACCATGTTCTCCTCCACAGAGTCTTTCACAATAAACTAAACACAACAGAAGACACAAAAGAGattgattttcttttgtttttactttcttGATCTGATTACCTAATATAAacccttaaaggcagggtaggtaagaaattttgttccaaatttgtttaaactttctatatatatacatgcataattaaaatgtaagaactctgataaaaagagtataaaaatcgagtgactctagaccgtttaatctgtattaaacacagctcattatttccatccgggacgaaacataggattggcttaggcggctgtcactctctcgcaaccatggcaaccacccttttgccacacatgacctgcccacttgcgcgcacacgtttgatttggggaatccaagaggcatggatcctaggaataccaaaacaatggcagagaaacagcaagctaaattcacagtaccggcctatgcagttagtgaaggcaaaccaggcaaaaaaaggaagacagtaacagtacaagaaaaggcaatgaacaaaaagtctttggataaacaaagaaataaaacgcgagttaatatcggcgtggctttccagcgatggcgagaactgagggaactcaaggggctgaaaagtgactccttgatggctttatttctgctggacaggtaaatctttctttttgtattttgatcatacatattttttgtttattttttcatgaagcatgtgtcattagcacacgtagctgcgtaatatagctaacataacattacttagcgagccgtagtagagacgataaataatgatagctatagtgttgaattgtgcataatttt from Megalobrama amblycephala isolate DHTTF-2021 linkage group LG17, ASM1881202v1, whole genome shotgun sequence includes these protein-coding regions:
- the gyg1a gene encoding glycogenin-1a; this encodes MADQAFVTLATTDKYAKGAMVLGKSLRNHNTSRKLVALIGPHVSEPSRAVLRKVYDEVRLVDVLDSGDAAHLAMMKRPDLGVTFTKLHCWTLTEYSKCVFMDADTLVLSNIDELFEREELSAAPDPGWPDCFNSGVFVFRPSNETYGKLLTYCSENGSFDGGDQGVLNSFFSDWATADISKHLPFIYNLSSIAIYTYLPAFKQYGRDAKVVHFLGKVKPWDYSYDTTSKTIKGQSQDASDMHPNYMIQWWELFCSSVLPLMKEEYGDQPFLSGCTESDIHVDVAEMHISHHPPPPPMSSQERKQKWEQGQADYMGVDSFDNIEKRLDSFLK